From Streptomyces cyaneogriseus subsp. noncyanogenus, the proteins below share one genomic window:
- the ccrA gene encoding crotonyl-CoA carboxylase/reductase, giving the protein MSLLSEAVVAGAPPEELERLPLPDEYTAAYLRAEDAEMFRGVADKDVRKSLRVGPVAMPEPAPDEVLVAVMASAVNYNTVWSAIFEPIPTFRFLRQFAAQGGWAARHDLPYHQVGSDGAGVVVRTGSAVRHWKTGDHVVVSCVQADDQEAATQADGMLGAEQRIWGFETNFGGLAHYALVRASQLIPKPAHLSWEEAACNPLCAGTAYRMLVGDRGARLKQGDVVLIWGAAGGLGAYAVQLVKNGGGIPVGVVSSPAKAEAARRLGCEVVIDRQEIGLDDRTGDDPRAVIETGKRLGRLIRERVGEDPHIVFEHVGRATFGVSVFVVRRGGTVVTCGSSTGYHHTYDNRYLWMKLKRIIGSHAANLQEQWELNRLLSLGHIVPTLSAVYPLAEIGEAARSVQENRHIGKVGVLCLATAPGQGVTDPALRARVGESRLNVLRELPDPRP; this is encoded by the coding sequence ATGAGCCTTCTGTCAGAGGCGGTCGTCGCCGGGGCGCCGCCCGAGGAGCTGGAGCGCCTGCCGCTGCCCGACGAGTACACCGCCGCGTACCTGCGCGCCGAGGACGCGGAGATGTTCCGGGGGGTGGCCGACAAGGACGTGCGCAAGTCGCTGCGGGTCGGGCCCGTGGCGATGCCGGAGCCGGCGCCCGACGAGGTGCTCGTCGCCGTGATGGCGAGCGCGGTCAACTACAACACCGTGTGGTCGGCGATCTTCGAACCCATCCCGACCTTCCGCTTCCTGCGCCAGTTCGCCGCGCAGGGCGGCTGGGCGGCCCGGCACGACCTGCCGTACCACCAGGTGGGCTCCGACGGCGCCGGCGTGGTGGTGCGCACCGGGTCCGCGGTGCGGCACTGGAAGACCGGCGACCACGTGGTGGTGAGCTGCGTCCAGGCCGACGACCAGGAGGCGGCCACCCAGGCCGACGGCATGCTCGGCGCCGAGCAGCGCATCTGGGGCTTCGAGACCAACTTCGGCGGCCTGGCCCACTACGCGCTGGTCCGGGCCAGCCAGCTCATCCCCAAGCCCGCCCACCTGAGCTGGGAGGAGGCGGCCTGCAACCCGCTGTGCGCCGGCACCGCCTACCGGATGCTCGTCGGGGACCGGGGCGCCCGGCTCAAGCAGGGCGACGTCGTCCTCATCTGGGGCGCGGCCGGCGGCCTCGGCGCGTACGCGGTGCAGCTCGTCAAGAACGGCGGCGGCATCCCGGTCGGCGTGGTCAGCTCCCCGGCCAAGGCGGAGGCGGCCCGGCGGCTCGGCTGCGAGGTGGTGATCGACCGTCAGGAGATCGGGCTCGACGACCGCACCGGGGACGACCCGCGGGCGGTCATCGAGACGGGCAAGCGGCTCGGGCGCCTCATCCGCGAACGGGTGGGGGAGGACCCGCACATCGTCTTCGAGCACGTGGGCCGGGCCACCTTCGGGGTCTCGGTCTTCGTGGTGCGCCGCGGCGGCACGGTGGTGACCTGCGGGTCCAGCACGGGCTACCACCACACCTACGACAACCGCTACCTGTGGATGAAGCTGAAGCGCATCATCGGCAGCCACGCCGCCAACCTCCAGGAGCAGTGGGAACTGAACCGCCTGCTCTCGCTCGGGCACATCGTGCCGACGCTGTCCGCGGTCTACCCGCTGGCGGAGATCGGCGAGGCCGCGCGCTCGGTCCAGGAGAACCGCCACATCGGCAAGGTCGGCGTCCTGTGCCTGGCCACCGCCCCCGGCCAGGGCGTCACCGACCCCGCCCTGCGCGCCCGGGTGGGCGAGTCCCGCCTCAACGTCCTGCGCGAACTGCCGGACCCCCGCCCCTGA
- a CDS encoding 3-hydroxybutyryl-CoA dehydrogenase, whose amino-acid sequence MSTTTAGSPMAHPLRTTADAGPAGERPRPEDTDDAAAAARAILRVGVVGCGVMGAGLAEVCARAGRDVRVAGSGPEGLARGRARLERSLAAAVRKERITAADRDAALARVTFTTDLGDLRDRQLLLEATPEHEPTKLRVFAALDEIVEDPGAILATNTSALSIMRIAGATGRPGQVLGLHFFNPAPVLPLVEVIGSLLTAERTRRVAGEFVTSVLGKQAVHAADRSGFVVNALLIPYLLSAIRMYESGFAAAEDIDKAMTLGCSHPMGPLALSDLIGLDTVAAIADALYKEFAEPTHAVPPLLSRMVDAGLLGRKTGRGFFRY is encoded by the coding sequence ATGAGTACAACGACGGCCGGCTCCCCGATGGCGCACCCGCTGCGGACCACGGCGGACGCCGGGCCCGCGGGGGAGCGGCCCCGGCCCGAGGACACGGACGACGCCGCCGCGGCGGCCCGCGCGATCCTGCGGGTGGGCGTCGTCGGCTGCGGAGTGATGGGCGCGGGCCTGGCCGAGGTGTGCGCCCGGGCCGGCCGCGACGTGCGCGTCGCCGGCTCCGGCCCCGAGGGCCTGGCCCGGGGCCGCGCCCGGCTGGAGCGCTCGCTGGCCGCCGCCGTCCGCAAGGAGCGGATCACCGCCGCCGACCGCGACGCCGCCCTCGCGCGCGTCACCTTCACCACCGACCTCGGCGACCTGCGGGACCGGCAACTGCTGCTGGAGGCGACCCCCGAGCACGAGCCGACCAAGCTGCGCGTCTTCGCCGCCCTCGACGAGATCGTCGAGGACCCCGGGGCGATCCTGGCCACCAACACCTCCGCCCTGTCGATCATGCGGATCGCCGGTGCCACCGGCCGCCCCGGCCAGGTGCTGGGCCTGCACTTCTTCAACCCGGCCCCGGTGCTGCCCCTGGTCGAGGTGATCGGCTCCCTGCTCACCGCGGAGCGCACCCGCCGCGTCGCCGGGGAGTTCGTGACCTCGGTCCTCGGCAAGCAGGCCGTCCACGCCGCCGACCGGTCCGGCTTCGTGGTCAACGCCCTGCTGATCCCTTACCTCTTGTCGGCGATCCGGATGTACGAGTCCGGCTTCGCCGCGGCGGAGGACATCGACAAGGCGATGACGCTGGGCTGCTCCCACCCCATGGGCCCGCTGGCCCTGTCCGACCTCATCGGCCTGGACACCGTCGCGGCCATCGCCGACGCGCTGTACAAGGAGTTCGCGGAGCCCACCCACGCCGTACCGCCGCTGCTGTCGCGCATGGTCGACGCCGGTCTGCTGGGCCGTAAAACGGGCCGCGGTTTCTTCCGCTACTGA
- the atpB gene encoding F0F1 ATP synthase subunit A — protein MLAFETDCHIFEGCGFPTPGLHSFLFKPMFTVAGIEFNKPILLALLSTVVVIGFFWAAFRKPQIIPGKLQMIGEAGYDFVRRGVVYETIGKREGEKYVPLMVSLFFFIWIMNLWAIIPLAQFPVTSVIAFPAGLAALVYILWVSLTFKRHGFVGGWKNITGYDKSLGPVFPMVMFFEFLSNLLIRPFTHAVRLFANMFAGHVLLLIFTIGTWYLLNGIGIAYSAVSFVMVIVMTVFELFIQALQAYVFILLSCSYIQGALAEHH, from the coding sequence ATGCTCGCCTTCGAGACCGACTGTCACATCTTCGAAGGGTGCGGTTTCCCGACCCCCGGCCTGCACTCCTTCCTCTTCAAGCCGATGTTCACGGTCGCCGGCATCGAGTTCAACAAGCCGATCTTGCTGGCCCTGTTGAGCACCGTCGTCGTCATCGGGTTCTTCTGGGCCGCTTTCCGCAAGCCGCAGATCATCCCCGGCAAGCTCCAGATGATCGGCGAGGCCGGCTACGACTTCGTCCGTCGCGGCGTCGTCTACGAGACGATCGGCAAGCGGGAGGGCGAGAAGTACGTCCCGCTCATGGTCTCGCTGTTCTTCTTCATCTGGATCATGAACCTGTGGGCGATCATCCCGCTCGCACAGTTCCCGGTCACCTCGGTCATCGCCTTCCCGGCCGGTCTCGCCGCCCTGGTGTACATCCTCTGGGTCAGCCTGACGTTCAAGCGGCACGGCTTCGTCGGGGGCTGGAAGAACATCACCGGCTACGACAAGTCGCTCGGCCCGGTGTTCCCGATGGTCATGTTCTTCGAGTTCCTGTCGAACCTGCTCATCCGGCCCTTCACGCACGCGGTCCGACTCTTCGCCAACATGTTCGCCGGGCACGTGCTGCTGTTGATCTTCACCATCGGCACCTGGTATCTGCTCAATGGCATCGGCATCGCCTACTCGGCCGTCTCGTTCGTGATGGTCATCGTGATGACGGTCTTCGAGCTCTTCATCCAGGCGCTCCAGGCCTACGTCTTCATCCTCCTGTCCTGTAGCTACATCCAGGGCGCGCTCGCCGAGCACCACTGA
- a CDS encoding ATP synthase subunit C codes for MSALQTLAATNIQGNFAAIGYGLAAIGPGIGVGVIFGNGTQALARQPEAAGLIRQNQILGFVLCEALALIGLVMGFVYPVPS; via the coding sequence ATGTCCGCTCTCCAGACCCTCGCCGCGACCAACATCCAGGGCAACTTCGCTGCGATCGGCTACGGCCTGGCCGCCATCGGCCCCGGCATCGGCGTGGGCGTGATCTTCGGTAACGGTACGCAGGCCCTCGCTCGGCAGCCCGAGGCCGCCGGCCTGATCCGCCAGAACCAGATCCTGGGCTTCGTGCTCTGTGAGGCGCTCGCCCTGATCGGTCTGGTCATGGGCTTCGTCTACCCGGTGCCTTCCTGA
- a CDS encoding F0F1 ATP synthase subunit B has protein sequence MPPLVQLAAEEEAQNPLIPAIPELVIGLIAFAIVFFVLGKKLLPNINKVLEQRREAIEGGIEQADAARTEAQSVLEQYKAQLAEARHEAARLRQEAQEQGAALIAEMRAEGQRQREEIIAAGHAQIEADRKAAASSLRQDVGKLATELAGKLVGESLEDHARQSRVIDRFLDELDDKATKAEATR, from the coding sequence ATCCCGCCCTTGGTACAGCTGGCGGCCGAGGAAGAGGCACAGAACCCTCTCATCCCCGCGATCCCCGAGCTCGTCATCGGCCTGATCGCCTTCGCGATCGTCTTCTTCGTCCTGGGCAAGAAGCTCCTTCCGAACATCAACAAGGTTCTGGAGCAGCGTCGCGAGGCCATCGAGGGCGGCATCGAGCAGGCCGACGCCGCGCGGACCGAAGCTCAGAGCGTCCTCGAGCAGTACAAGGCCCAGCTCGCCGAGGCCCGGCACGAGGCCGCGCGTCTGCGCCAGGAGGCGCAGGAGCAGGGCGCCGCGCTCATCGCCGAGATGCGCGCGGAAGGCCAGCGGCAGCGTGAGGAGATCATCGCCGCCGGTCACGCCCAGATCGAGGCCGACCGCAAGGCCGCCGCGTCCTCGCTGCGCCAGGACGTCGGCAAGCTCGCCACCGAGCTGGCCGGCAAGCTCGTCGGCGAGTCCCTCGAGGACCACGCCCGGCAGAGCCGCGTCATCGACCGGTTCCTCGACGAGCTGGACGACAAGGCGACGAAGGCCGAGGCCACGCGATGA
- a CDS encoding F0F1 ATP synthase subunit delta, which translates to MNGASREALAAARERLDALTDSTSVDAARLADELAAVTALLDREVSLRRVLTDPAQAGEAKAELVQRLLAAQVSGPAADLVSGMVRTRWSQSRDLVDALEELADTADLTAAQKDGTLDDVEDELFRFGRIVSGSTELRAALTDRTATASAKAALMHSLLGGRAKPGTERLVTRLVTAPRGRSLESGLESLSKLAADRRNRMVAVVTSAVPLSDIQKRRLGATLAKLYGRPMHLSLDVDPEVLGGIRVQVGDEVINGSIADRLEDAGRRMAS; encoded by the coding sequence ATGAACGGAGCGAGCCGCGAGGCCCTGGCAGCCGCGCGTGAGCGTCTCGACGCGCTGACGGACTCCACGTCCGTGGACGCGGCGCGGCTCGCCGACGAGCTGGCCGCCGTCACCGCGCTGCTGGACCGCGAGGTGTCGCTGCGTCGGGTCCTGACCGACCCGGCGCAGGCCGGCGAGGCCAAGGCCGAGCTGGTCCAGCGCCTGCTCGCCGCCCAGGTCAGCGGCCCGGCCGCCGACCTGGTGTCGGGCATGGTGCGTACCCGCTGGTCGCAGTCGCGCGATCTGGTGGACGCGCTGGAGGAGCTGGCGGACACCGCCGACCTCACCGCCGCGCAGAAGGACGGCACGCTCGACGACGTCGAGGACGAGCTGTTCCGGTTCGGCCGGATCGTCTCCGGCAGCACCGAGCTGCGGGCCGCGCTGACCGACCGCACGGCCACGGCCTCGGCCAAGGCCGCGCTGATGCACAGCCTGCTCGGCGGCCGGGCCAAGCCGGGCACCGAGCGTCTGGTCACGCGCCTCGTCACCGCGCCGCGGGGACGTAGCCTTGAGTCAGGACTGGAGTCCCTGTCCAAGCTCGCCGCCGACCGGCGCAACCGCATGGTCGCCGTCGTCACCTCGGCGGTGCCGCTGAGCGACATCCAGAAGCGGCGCCTGGGCGCCACCCTGGCCAAGCTCTACGGCCGCCCGATGCACCTCAGCCTCGACGTGGACCCCGAGGTCCTCGGCGGGATCCGGGTGCAGGTCGGCGACGAGGTCATCAACGGTTCCATCGCGGACCGCCTCGAGGACGCCGGCCGCCGCATGGCGAGCTAG
- the atpA gene encoding F0F1 ATP synthase subunit alpha, giving the protein MAELTIRPEEIRDALENFVQSYKPDAASREEVGTVTLAGDGIAKVEGLPSAMANELLKFEDGTLGLALNLEEREIGAIVLGEFSGIEEGQPVTRTGEVLSVAVGEGYLGRVVDPLGNPIDGLGEIETEGRRALELQAPTVMQRKSVHEPMETGYKAVDAMTPIGRGQRQLIIGDRQTGKTALAVDTIINQRDNWRTGDPKKQVRCIYVAIGQKGSTIASVRRALEENGALEYTTIVAAPASDPAGFKYLAPYTGSAIGQHWMYQGKHVLIIFDDLSKQADAYRAVSLLLRRPPGREAYPGDVFYLHSRLLERCAKLSDDMGAGSMTGLPIVETKANDVSAFIPTNVISITDGQCFLESDLFNAGQRPALNVGISVSRVGGSAQHKAMRQVSGRLRVDLAQFRELEAFAAFGSDLDAASKAQLERGQRMVELLKQNQYEPMATEDQVVSIWAGTTGRMDDVPVADVRRFEKELLDYLHRKEQGLMTSIREGAKMSDDTIQAIADAVAEFKKQFETSDGKLLGEEASAAPKATSASK; this is encoded by the coding sequence ATGGCGGAGCTCACGATCCGGCCGGAGGAGATCCGGGACGCGCTGGAGAACTTCGTCCAGTCGTACAAGCCGGACGCGGCCTCGCGCGAGGAGGTCGGTACGGTCACCCTTGCCGGCGACGGCATCGCGAAGGTCGAGGGTCTCCCCTCGGCCATGGCCAACGAGCTGCTGAAGTTCGAGGACGGCACCCTCGGCCTCGCCCTCAACCTCGAGGAGCGCGAGATCGGTGCCATCGTCCTCGGTGAGTTCAGCGGTATCGAGGAGGGTCAGCCGGTCACCCGCACCGGCGAGGTCCTGTCCGTCGCCGTGGGCGAGGGCTACCTCGGCCGTGTGGTCGACCCGCTCGGCAACCCGATCGACGGCCTCGGCGAGATCGAGACCGAGGGCCGCCGCGCCCTCGAACTGCAGGCCCCCACGGTCATGCAGCGCAAGTCGGTGCACGAGCCGATGGAGACGGGCTACAAGGCCGTCGACGCCATGACCCCGATCGGCCGTGGTCAGCGTCAGCTGATCATCGGCGACCGCCAGACCGGCAAGACCGCCCTGGCCGTCGACACGATCATCAACCAGCGTGACAACTGGCGCACCGGCGACCCGAAGAAGCAGGTCCGCTGCATCTACGTCGCCATCGGCCAGAAGGGCTCCACCATCGCGTCGGTCCGCCGCGCGCTGGAGGAGAACGGCGCGCTGGAGTACACGACCATCGTCGCCGCCCCGGCGTCCGACCCGGCCGGCTTCAAGTACCTGGCGCCGTACACCGGCTCGGCCATCGGCCAGCACTGGATGTACCAGGGCAAGCACGTCCTGATCATCTTCGACGACCTGTCGAAGCAGGCCGACGCCTACCGCGCGGTGTCCCTGCTGCTGCGCCGCCCGCCGGGCCGCGAGGCCTACCCGGGTGACGTCTTCTACCTGCACTCCCGGCTGCTGGAGCGCTGCGCCAAGCTCTCCGACGACATGGGTGCCGGCTCGATGACCGGTCTGCCGATCGTCGAGACCAAGGCCAACGACGTCTCGGCGTTCATCCCGACCAACGTCATCTCCATCACCGACGGCCAGTGCTTCCTGGAGTCGGACCTGTTCAACGCCGGTCAGCGCCCCGCGCTGAACGTCGGTATCTCCGTCTCGCGAGTCGGTGGTTCCGCGCAGCACAAGGCGATGCGCCAGGTCTCCGGCCGTCTGCGTGTCGACCTCGCCCAGTTCCGTGAGCTGGAGGCGTTCGCCGCCTTCGGTTCCGACCTGGACGCCGCGTCGAAGGCGCAGCTCGAGCGTGGTCAGCGCATGGTCGAGCTGCTGAAGCAGAACCAGTACGAGCCGATGGCCACCGAGGACCAGGTCGTCTCGATCTGGGCCGGTACCACGGGCCGTATGGACGACGTGCCGGTCGCCGACGTCCGCCGCTTCGAGAAGGAGCTGCTGGATTACCTGCACCGCAAGGAGCAGGGTCTGATGACCTCCATCAGGGAGGGCGCCAAGATGTCCGACGACACGATCCAGGCGATCGCGGACGCCGTCGCGGAGTTCAAGAAGCAGTTCGAGACGAGCGACGGCAAGCTGCTCGGCGAGGAAGCCTCGGCCGCTCCGAAGGCGACCAGCGCCTCCAAGTGA